GACACTCCTTTTTCTTTCCGTATATCCTATCGCATACCAGTGGATGCCCAACAGATGCCATGTGTACTCTTATTTGATGCGTTCTGCCTGTTTTGGGTTTAACACTCAGTAAAGAGTATTCTTTATAGTTTTTTACAACTTCCCAAAAAGTTAGAGCATCACGTATTTTTGAGGGCTCTGCCTGACTATACTCCTCCACTGTTATCTTCTTACCGGAAATACTCGCTATCTCTTTCTCTATCTTGCCCTTATCGGTTTTTGGTTCTCCCCACACAAGGGCATAATACTTTTTTTCTATTCTGCGTTCCTGGAATAACTTCTTTAAAATCTCAAATGAATTTTGAGTTCTTGCAACAACAAGCAACCCCGAAGTTTCTCTATCTAATCTATGTACAATACCCGATCTTTGAATCTCCTGCCCTTCCACAGCATTGTGTAAAGGGGGGTCCCCTACTCCCCGGATTTCCGGATATTTATCCAAAATCCAATCAACAAGAGTTTTTTCTCTTTTGTTTTGAGGTTCTCGAAGAATTTTGGGAGTCGTATGCACCAACAACCCTGACGGCTTATTTATAACAATCAGATCTTCCGATTCGTAAATTATTTCAATGTCCATAG
This portion of the Candidatus Spechtbacterales bacterium genome encodes:
- a CDS encoding RNA pseudouridine synthase: MLDTQGVTGSNPVPPTMDIEIIYESEDLIVINKPSGLLVHTTPKILREPQNKREKTLVDWILDKYPEIRGVGDPPLHNAVEGQEIQRSGIVHRLDRETSGLLVVARTQNSFEILKKLFQERRIEKKYYALVWGEPKTDKGKIEKEIASISGKKITVEEYSQAEPSKIRDALTFWEVVKNYKEYSLLSVKPKTGRTHQIRVHMASVGHPLVCDRIYGKKKECPIELNRLFLHAYFLQIPMPGGTVLEFGAEMPKVLTNFINSIDIA